The segment CTCAAGTCCTACGTGAAGCCGACGTTCATCATGCTGCCGTTCAACATCATCAGTGAGCTTTCGCGCACCCTGGCCCTGGCCGTCCGCCTGTTCGGCAACATGATGAGCGGGGCGATGATTATCGCTATTCTGCTCACCATCACGCCCTTCATCTTTCCGATCGTCATGACGGTGCTCGGTCTGCTAACCGGCATGGTGCAGGCCTATATTTTCACCATCCTGGCCGCGGTTTACATCGCGGCCGCCACGCGTGTCCGCAAGCCGGAGCCAAGGCCCGAGGACTGAGACAACTCCGCCAACCACGAAAGGATGCACCATGGATAGCATGACGCTCATCGCAATCGCTTCAATCGTCACCGCCGGCCTGACGATCGCCCTGGGGAGTCTCGGACCTGCGCTCGGCGAAGCGCGTGCGGTCGCCACGGCATTGAGTTCTCTAGCGCAGCAGCCCGACGCCTCCGCCACCATCACGCGGACCCTGTTCGTCGGTCTGGCGATGATCGAGTCCATGGCCATCTACTGCTTCGTGGTCTCGATGATTCTCGTGTTCGCCAACCCGTTCTGGAATCACGTCATCGCCCAAACCGCAGGGAAGTAACCTATGCTCATCGATTGGTTCACCGTCGGTGCGCAAGCGCTCAACTTCGTCATCCTGGTGTGGTTGATGAAGCGTTTTCTTTACAAGCCCATCCTCCACGCCATCGACGCGCGGGAGAAGCGGATCGCTACGGAACTCGCGGACGCCGACGCGAAAAAGGCCGAAGCCCAAAAGGAGCGCGACGAGTTCCAGCACAAGAACGAGGAGTTCGACCAGCAGCGCGCCACACTCTTGAGCCAGGCGACGGAAGAGGCGAAAGCCGAACGTCAGCGGCTCCTCGACGAAGCGCGGCAAGCGGCCGACGCCTTGAGTGCCAAGCGACAGGAAACGCTGAGAAACGACGCCCATAACTTAAATCAAGCCATCCGTCGCCGGACCCAGCAGGAAGTGTTCGCCATCGCGCGAAAGGCGCTGACGGATCTCGCCACGACGAGTTTGGAAGAACGCCTGGGCGAGGTGTTCACTCGCCGCTTGCGAGAGATGGACGGCCAGGCGAAAGCAGGCCTCGCCGAGGCCCTGAAGACAGCGTCTGACCCCGCGCTCGTGCGCAGCGCGTTTGACCTGCCTGCGGAACAACGCGCGGCGATACAAAATGCGCTCAACGAAACCTTCTCGGCCGAAATCCACATCCGGTTCGAGACCGCGCCAGATCTGATCAGCGGCATTGAACTCACCACGAATGGACAAAAGGTGGCGTGGAGCATCGCCGATTATCTGGTGTCGCTGGAAAAAGGCGTCGATGAACTCCTGAAAGAGAAGGACAAAGCCGAGGCTAAACCTGAGGCCAAAGCCGAGCCTAAACCTGAAGAACCTAAGCCCGAAACAAAGAACCATGAACATGGAACCTGAGAGTCTCCAGAACGTGTTCGACAGCGCGTTTGCTGGAATAAGCCAGGTGCGGGAAGCATTCACGCCGCAACTGAGGCCACGGGAAGTGGGCACGATCACGAGCATCGCTACGGGCATCGCAAAAGTCTCCGGCCTCCCCGGGGTGGGTTTTGAGGAGGTGCTGAGGTTTCCCGGCGATTTGTATGGCATCGCATTCAACGTCGATGAAGACGAAATCGGCATCGTTCTGCTGGGCGACTACTGGCAGTTGCATGCGGGCGATGAAGTCGAACGCAGGGGGCACGTGATGGACGTGCCGGTGGGAGACGGATTGGTCGGACGCGTTATTAATCCATTGGGCCGGCCTCTGGACGGCAATGGCCCGGTGGTTTCCAGCGCGCGCCTACCCATCGAACGCACGGCACCGCACATCATGGACCGCGCGCCCGTCACGGTGCCTCTCCAGACCGGCCTCAAAGTCATCGATGCGCTCATTCCCGTTGGGCGCGGCCAGCGCGAGTTGATTCTCGGCGACCGCCAGACGGGCAAGACCGCCATTGCGATCGACACCATCCTCAACCAGCGCGGCCAGAATGTCCTGTGCGTTTATTGTGCCATCGGTCAACGCGCGTCCGCCGTCGCGAAGGCCGTGGCAACCTTGCGGGAAAAGGGCGCGATGGATTACACCATCGTCGTCGTGACCGAGGGCAAC is part of the Candidatus Binatia bacterium genome and harbors:
- a CDS encoding F0F1 ATP synthase subunit C, producing MDSMTLIAIASIVTAGLTIALGSLGPALGEARAVATALSSLAQQPDASATITRTLFVGLAMIESMAIYCFVVSMILVFANPFWNHVIAQTAGK
- a CDS encoding F0F1 ATP synthase subunit delta; the encoded protein is MLIDWFTVGAQALNFVILVWLMKRFLYKPILHAIDAREKRIATELADADAKKAEAQKERDEFQHKNEEFDQQRATLLSQATEEAKAERQRLLDEARQAADALSAKRQETLRNDAHNLNQAIRRRTQQEVFAIARKALTDLATTSLEERLGEVFTRRLREMDGQAKAGLAEALKTASDPALVRSAFDLPAEQRAAIQNALNETFSAEIHIRFETAPDLISGIELTTNGQKVAWSIADYLVSLEKGVDELLKEKDKAEAKPEAKAEPKPEEPKPETKNHEHGT
- a CDS encoding F0F1 ATP synthase subunit A — protein: LKSYVKPTFIMLPFNIISELSRTLALAVRLFGNMMSGAMIIAILLTITPFIFPIVMTVLGLLTGMVQAYIFTILAAVYIAAATRVRKPEPRPED